Part of the Candidatus Methylacidiphilales bacterium genome, GCTTTCGCCTTCGGCGCCCCGCCCCACGGTGGCATCGCCCTTGGCGTCGACCGCCTCTGCATGCTCATCTGCCGGACCGAGAACATCCGCGACGTCATCGCCTTCCCCAAGAACAACCGCGGGATCGACCTGATGATGGCCTCGCCCTCGCCGGCCAGCCCCCGTCAGTTGAAGGAATTGCACCTCCAGACCCGAGGTTGAACCGGACGGGAGTCTTCCGTTTGCTCTGTAGCCGGGGAATCCCTTCCCCGGGGGTACACACCCATTTGCGTTATCGTGCTTCCGGGTTATTACTTTGACTATCTGCCTGATGAAATTATCTTCTCGCCATGACTGAACAGACCAACTCCCCCAAAATCATTGCCTGGCTCAAACCCCATTGCGGCTGGAGCCGTGGCGTCCGCGCCATCTTCGACAAGTACGGCCTCGCCTACGAGGACCGAGACATCATCGGCAACCTCGACAACCGCATGGAAATGATCCAGCGCAGCGGCCAGGAACTTTCCCCCTGCGTGGAGATTAACGGCCACATGCTCCCCGACATCTCCGGCGATGAAGTGGAAGCTTGGATGGTGGCGAATGGAATCGTTTCCAAAAACGAGGCCCCGGCTGCCGTTCCGACCAATGCTGCCTGCAGCGATGCCGAGCACGCTGCCCAAGCCGCCCAAGCCGGGGGCAATATCCGCTTCATCCCGCGTTCGTGAAATGATCCGCGTCGTCCATCGGAAGGCTGTGGAATCACTGCTGGGGGATGACGACGCTTCCACCCGGGAACTGGTGATCCGCGAGATCGTCGCCCACCGGCTGGAACATGAAGAATTGGTGCGCGACCTGGCCGGTTCCTCCTACGCCCGCATCCGGGAGGCCGCCTGCCAGATCCTCAGCCTCTGGGGATGTGCATCGCCTGCCGCTGCCCGGCCGGGTCCTTCCGAAGTTCCGCCGCTACGGACTTGGAAAGAGTTGGAAGAACTCTGCTGGCTCCTGGCCCGCATGGAAGACCCGGAGCTCGACAGCGGGGCCTATGAGCGAACCCTTGCGAATTGGGCCGAGCGCGTGAC contains:
- a CDS encoding glutaredoxin, which codes for MTEQTNSPKIIAWLKPHCGWSRGVRAIFDKYGLAYEDRDIIGNLDNRMEMIQRSGQELSPCVEINGHMLPDISGDEVEAWMVANGIVSKNEAPAAVPTNAACSDAEHAAQAAQAGGNIRFIPRS